The Syngnathus scovelli strain Florida chromosome 17, RoL_Ssco_1.2, whole genome shotgun sequence sequence ACAACTGTCTAAAGGAACGGATTAAGGCCgtgtccattcatttcaatggggtgaGATGCTTTGCCGTAGTATTTTGAGGTACCATTGAACCcgggaaaaacaaaatcattcTTACTGCATGTGCTTAACTTGGCTGCAGTAATTATATGTGAATATAGTCTGACTGCAAGACTTTTCAAATTCGCAAAGATATTGGAATCGAACGCCATCAGATTCACTTAGGAGCCACTTGCAGCCTCGATGGCTTGCGACACATTATTCCTCGCATCTCACCAACTCAGCACGCTTTCCCTCCACATATGTTATACCCCCCCTGCACCTCACCAAAAGAATGAGATGTTGTTAGTGGCTTAATAAAATCTCCAGGTGGGAGAAGTGCAGAGTGGGGACCTGGGGGTTCACACAGAAAGATAGCCAGCCCTCCACTCCTCACCATCCTCCTCCAGGCTTGCTGGTGTCCGCACCTCTGATTACCTTGAGCCCCCCTGCCCCGGTGTGTGAGAGAAATTGGCAGAGACACaatgtgggtgtttttttttttttttttttttgagtgggcTGCACATGTCCTTTTCTGCATGGGACCCACTATCTGTTTCTCATTTGAGCACAACCCTTTGCGCTTTTCAAGCAGTGACAGAACTGTGAGTGGAAAGTGGCACTAACGAGCAATTACATCCCGTCTGCCCGCTCGGGATTATGGGATTACAGTCTGACCGGCCTTCAGTCTGCACTCGCAATTTGACATTCCCTTTGCTCCCCCGATTTCATTTTATCTCTCCTCTCATTCAGAGCTtcaattagctttttttttttttccattcccgCTACCCCTGGACAATAAGCTATTCTCTCGTTTTAATTCTCCTTATCATACGATTACCCCCAAcgaaattatcttttttttctttcgcaaTATTGAACTTTGCATAGTTAAAGAATAAATTTAATATGGAATTTACAGCACTGGCAAAAAATCTAAGGAtgttaatgactttttttttaaacaggattatggagaaaaaaagtcatatATAGACCaggcgaggaaaaaaaagattctctAGTTTTAATTCTCCTTATCATACAATTACCTCCTAACACAATTACAGCGTTATCTTTTTTTCCTACAGAGAGTAAAAGTGTGACCAttttgtcgactgaaaatgaagtGAATATGTAATGTACTGTACCATGAAAATTTAAGGCCACCTCTTGCTTTGTTGTTTAGAGTCCCTATTAAGTGGGTTTGTAAATTTGTTATTTGGTAACTGCCAAGTTTGAATGATGACAAAAATCACCTGCAAAAATGTTCACCACGTTCCCCAAAAATGAGGAAAACTGAAATGGTAAATGATCACTGATAATATATCTGACCAATTCTATCAATGCGTAAAAGGTATTCTTTCTTCATCCTTCATTCTTCATTGGATTCAACCTcttcaaatcaaaacaatttCTCCACATTTGACAGGTTGAGATGTTTTGATTTTCGTGCTGACCTCACAAATTGTGTGTGGATTTTTGTTGAGGCTGTAACCCCGTCAGTTCATCGGGCGcttgtgaaaaaaaatcgatAGTGATTCAGTCAATTTGACACATAGTGAAAGAGGAGtgaagtatgttttttttcaagaataaaCATTTATAAAACATTTATAACCACTGGTTAAATCAACTGATCTAGATAATAATTCATaactattgaaataaataaGGAGGCACTTGGCATCGCATCATGATCGGATCTAAatcgaaaaaaacaacaatgcagCTATTCTACAGTGTTGCAAAGCTGTTGAGCATATTTTTAGGGACCCCCCTTGCCACGGATGGTTGGGTGTCTGGTAGTGATCAGGCAGCTCTCCCGGTGTTCTGCCTCTCCCATATCTCCTCTTACACTGCAGGTGTGTTTTATTGAGCCAGCAGTGATTTACTGTACTGTTGCAATCAGGCACCGTGTTAGTGACaggttaaccctggaggtcattTTGCGTTCGTGTACGCTGCAGACAGCGTTATTTTGGCCCTAATAAAGGGTCATTATGAGAGAAGGTCGGTGAAACAAGAGAGAtgctggtgcttttttttttttttaaaaacaaggtGAGAGGTTTCTAGAGAGTGTCGGCAAGCGGCCAGCTCCAAACCTGTAACAGTATACAGTAGGCACCCACATCCTTAATCACAAGCACATTCCCTCATTCATTCCAAATCCAGCTGGTAGAAATTGCATTAATGATTATGACAAGCAAATGATTTAGGGGGTCACATTTTAATCTTCTTGACTTGTTGATCATCAAACATTTGAGAGTGTACACACAAATGGAAGTGGAATGGCCTTCATAGCGTACATGAAATGAAAGGGAATGTTTTTCAGATGATTTACATGCTGCTTCAAATTTATGTTGatgttaatgttcatgttaaaTGTTAATAGGGAGAATTTAAGAGAAATAgagaatcactttcaatagttggACTCCCATCATAGGAATTCCGTAGCATGCGTTCCAAAGAAAAACATGGCTCAATATGATATATACACAATGTTATGCATtctgaattatgattttttttcaatgtttattggctgcaatataaaaaaatgaccaATTATGTGTTCCTGTGTAAAAAGTGTGATTTTAAAACCATACTTcaacatgatggatggatggatggatggatggatggatggatggatggatggatggatggatggatggatggatggatattgagCTGCAATCGTTCGAGTTTAATCTGGATATCAAGGATAATGCAAGGATAATGACTAATCGCTCAAGCGGTTTTCCATCCTCTCTCCTCAACGCATCCCTGGAAGGGCTGCAGGCGTTGGGCTGTAAACAGCTCCGGAGTGCCAGGGAGAAATGAACCAGCAGACGCGCCCCCATCTAAAGGAGGCTAAGCTTTCCCAGCTGCGGTATTAGCAACTCTGAATGGGACTCGACCCGAATATGAAGGTCTGCTCGCGAGTGACCCCTCACAACCATCCCGTCTTTTAACCCTTTTAATACTACTCGGGCCCAATTTGACCCTGTTTTGACATTTGACAGCAATAAAAATACCATAAATGTTTTCACCCTGAAATTTGATGACTTGTTctaaagtgacccaaaatacatcaaaatataaaaaaattttaAACGTCATTCTGTGAAGAATCCAAATTGTTCACGGGGGAGTTCAAAAGAGTCCGGAGAGCTGTCGATGTTCCCACCACATTTGCAGAAACATACACCTGTTGGGCTTTGAAGGGTCACAGGGGGACTCGAGAGACTGTAAAAGAGTCCGAGTCATctatatgtttatttttatagGGCAGTGGGGATTGTGTCCACGGGGGAATTTGAAACTGTCCCAAGAACTGGTTTTGTTCCCACCATATTTGTACAGGTTCCCACAGAAACGTGCACCTGTTAGTCTTTGAAGTGTCACAGGGGGGATTTTGAAACAGTGAAACAGCAAAAGAACAGCGCAGGAACAGGAGTCATATTGAGGTCAGAGGGTAGGTACCTTGACTGAAGAAAGTACCTGCCATGTAGAAAGAGATCACGACAGAGTTTATAATTTAGCCTTTCCCATCGTTCCCCATCCTGCTAtgtaaaatagaaaaatacaatATAGAATAGTACGGAACCGTGATTCTTCAAGCGTAGAAggtgctccctctagtggtttgAGAAAGAATCACTCAATTAAAGGTTCAAAATGGCGTTAGTGGATTCAACATTTTTTTGAATCCAGTACAGTGCATTTGTTATTTTAGTTGTATTTATCTTTTAAGTGCAATAAATACAAACTTTTTGGTTTTAAACCTAGTGTAAAAAAGTTTGAGAATTACAATTCATgggaggatgaggatgaggataGCAATGATAAGAGCAAGGAGTCTGCATAGTTTGGTTTTAGGTTGCAGCCGTGGTGTGTTCGCTGTCTATATGAATTATAACCGCCATGTTCCTCcctgtcttttttttgtccttgaaCCAAACCTTCCTTGTTGTTGCGATGATGAAAACCAAACGGGAttgaattaatttgataatgGCCAAAGTTGGACGGTGTTGCTTTTCCACGCGAGTGTCCAAAATGCTGTACAATTGCACTAAAAAGAGTTGTGAATGACTCGTCAACCTCTGACCTTGACCTTAACACCAATAGTGTCATGCACAAGACAGATGAACGAGGCGGACCTCCCCCGACACTTGATGCGCTGACCTCCTCTGACATTTTGGGAGAGAAGGGGGCAACAAAGGAACCCGATGACCCCATGTTACGGGCCGGGTGGCGGGCTGGATCCTCCACGCCGCACGTACTATATATAAACATCTGCATCCGTGACACCTCTTATCACCTGTCCTGCATGTCTGGGGCTTTTTTTtggccgggacctccgtgaagcgGTGTCGGCTCGGGAATAACTTGTGAAGAATGCTTTTGACAAGTATATCGCAGATGTTGCCTTTTGTTTGCGTGGATGTATGAAGCGACAAGCCAACACTAGCTGGAAGCAAACACTGGTTCTTTAAGGAGGAACAAAGACGATGTTCTCGGGCAGGGAGGACGTGGTTTATTTGACACGTCGCCTTTTTCAGGGGGGTTgttttgtatcttttttttttttttacaatatcaGAAGCATTGTGTAAAATCATCTTATCGCCCGCATGTTGTGCttttagtttatgttttcaaaGGAGCAGGAAAGTTGACAGAGTGAAGCCTTGTTCTCACATTCCTCTTTTTCTTATTGCAtccaggtgggactcgatggaGGAATCGGAGGAAGGAGAGACCAGATACGACCTCGGTGATGTTGGCGGAGGTGAGTCGGCTATGGACGCCATTGCTTAAGGCTGAGTGATTACAGAAAAAATGGGAGAGCTCCTTTCACGAGTCTTCTGTCTCTCGTACTCCCGTAGGTGCTGCTGTGGGTGCTCCTGTTTCTGTTACCTCTGGTCGATGGCGCTCGCGTTAAAGCCGATGCCGGCGTAGACTCGGGTCACATGGCCAGCCTGCTGGGTGACCAGGAGGAGCGACAACTTCCCGTCCTGCCAGAGGTGATGGAGGACGAGGAGCAGGAAGTCGATAACTACCCGTACTCTCCTTGGCATCTTCTCTATGGTAATAAAAAAATGGCAACCAAACAGCTAAATCGGCAACGCTGGCTGTGCTTTTTGTAAACTACTTGTTTATGACTGAATATTGAATTTATGAAACGCACATCTTGTTCAAGCTATACTTTTGTCCTTTTCAGAGCCTTCTGTTGTCGATGAAGCGGACGACCGTCCAAGCgctcgctgggttggccgcacagCGCGTTCCTCGGACCCCTCCGACCCTCAACCGAAAGGCTCGcctaagaaaaagaagaagaggaagaagaaagagAAGGACGACGTTGAGGGCGCGGGGAATGGGGACGGAAAAGGCCGAGGTAAACACAAGAAGCCCAAGCAAAGCAGCAGGGACTGCCACGTGGAGAAGCGAGAGATGAAAGTCCGTGATCTGGGACTAGGCTTCGACTCGGACGAGATCGTCCTCTTCAAGTTTTGCGTGGGCACCTGCCAGTCTTCCAGGACTAACTACGACCTGGCGCTGAAAACCTTGCTGCAGAACAACTCGCTCCCGCGACGCACCGCGCGCAAAGTCAGCAACCACCCTTGCTGCCGGCCCGAGCGCTACGAGCCCGTGTCCTTCATGGACGCGCAGACTACGTGGAGGACCATCCAGTCCTTATCTGCCGCCAGCTGCATTTGTATGGGCTGAAGTGACTGAACACATGGGAGGAGCTTAAAAAATACACCAAAGActgataaaacaggaagtgatggaagccacttcctgtttgtttttGCCTGTCATGGAGGACAAGGACATTACTaggtcagtgtttcccaacctttattgagccagggcacttttttaaaaataaaatgccacAAAAAGTGGATACAAAATAATTCTGCCATCAGAGCCTGTCACTATATGTTGCGGGCATAAATAGATGACCAAAGATATGAATGAAAAATCAAAAATTGGATTGTTTTCCACGGCACTCACAGAacactggttgggaatcactggACTAGGGGCAAAGGTCACTAACAGAGCCAAGGTGGAGGCTTCAGAAAGCAGCTTGAGCTTTTATTCAATCTTCTTGTCATCCAGGTAAAGGTCCATGTACAAGTGCACTATTTCTATAAACTTTGATAACATTTTAACAACAAAAATCATCATTTGCTTATGTGAAAATGAGCTTCCCTACATTTTCAGCAAAGAAATCAGAGTTAAAAGAACTAATTGAACTAGTTATAAGTAAAATCAACTCCGCAAAATGTTTTTGAGCGAATTGTTTTGTTATGCTAAGCGCAAAATGATAATATTTCATATATTTTAAAGTTGTCCCAACTTAAATTACTGATTTAGCCCCCCAAAAATTGGATATTTTACATTGCACTAGTGcgcagatttctttttttttttttttttaaccactgaGTACAAAGAGCATTCTAGTACATGGACCTAAAACTCAAATAAATGCTCCAAATACTTTCCCCAGGAAGGCCATGATGAAGCCAGAATATGGATTTCATGTTACGAACCAACACTTTTCCTCTAGCCACGTATTTTGCAGACTCACAGGATGGACATTGTGAACGTGACTGCTTTGATTTTGAACATACGTGATTCCCAAAAGTCTGAGACTCAAGCGACAGTTCGAGCACCGACCGAGTgtttatctttaaaaaaaaacaaggcgaCAGACGGAGGTGAAATGTTCAATATTTACTACTCACAGAGATGTCAGCTCTTCCCAGAAGTTCAATAACAAGTAAATGGGTTCAACGTTCAAGTGAGCTCAGCCGAATGGATGCCATGCATCTTCACGTATTACTGTATAAaagtaaaatatatttatttctgataaattatttatttattatagctTCGTATGAGAGCTGTTTTATTCCACTCTGTATTGAAGATGTATCTATTTATTGCCAAAAGTCAGATTTCATATTATCTCTGCTCCCCtatttcacaatgtacatagtaCTTCATAAAGGTGCTGTATCTCTTTTCAGAGTAGTCCAACTCCTCATAAAAGACGTCAGACCTTGTAGCTGATGCAAGCAAGGGCTCACCTCTGGATTTGTTTTTGTGAAAACAACAGCTTGATAAAAACTTCACCACAAACGGACGTCTAGTGGAATGACATTGTGTGCATAATAAATACCCTTGCATAAAAGTACCTCACATACTTGAGCCTGATGATTGTGTGACCTCAACAGTCTGTGGGTCATTGGATATTTCCTTTGGAAGcagatattaaaaataaaaaaacgactggttatttgatttttcttttaaaataaatacaccaAAATTGAAATACAGCTTGATTTTCTAGTTTGTGGCTTGAGAAAGGAAAAATCgaacaaatgtttgattttcgtGTTTTATTTCTCCAACAAAAACAGAATATAGCACGTTTGGGGGTGGGTAACTAACATTTACTCGTGCTGAAAAGGGCCACGCAGCCGCCATCTTGCAGCACCCGTGAAGTGTCCTATTCACTGCAGTAGTGACATCACGTACAGCGATCTCTTCTTTTGCTTGTTGATCGTTCCTTATCATAAGTGGCCACCTGGTGGCGCCAGTGTGAAAGCTTACCATGATAATTGTTTCAATGACTTCAATTTCACGCCACAAAATTGAAAACGAATCGAGACCTGGCTATCATTGCAGAACAATGATAACGTCTTCAGGCGTCACCCTGTCGCCATCTCCTGGCCATTTAGTGAAACGACAGCCCAAAGGCCAGATtattagcaaggtctgcagaagctggagaacaatcctgatcatttgaatcaggtgtgttgcagcagggagacctatAAAACATGCAGGTAACCGGCCCTCACGGACCgagattgcccacccctgctcgaTCACACACATGGGATGCCGTCCAGGTGAGTTCCTCTTGCTGTCTGACCAAACCAAGAAATTGCAGTTTACAAGACATGTCACTTTCCCATCTTGTGACGCTTTCGAGGAAGAGTACAGGAAGTAGCTGAAACATGTAAAACAGGAATAATCTTCCCTGTCTGAACTGTTTTAAATAGTAAACCTAGAGAAGAAACAATGCACCTTTACAAACGGTTGCAATGGAATAATAACTTCATAATATGCACACATTTTAACAGATTGTACGACGTACAGAGAACACAGCACACCTCGGATTGTCTGCATTAAGTACATTGCAACGACAAATCTCCAGTCGTGTAGGCTAGCTAATTTGGTCACTCAAAAGATTGTGATTAAGTTGTGTTTTGTCTCACTGCAAAGTTTTATCGTAAGTTGCACATGTTTAATTTACATTCATAACGTCTTACGCACTTTTCATGAATTATTTTTGTAACTCGTGTTTTTGTGTTGTAGCACCACCTGCTGGCTGAACGTTGAGAAGCGTTCGGACGCTGGTCAGTGTCGTTTTAACACACGTTCAACAAGCACCACGTCGTaaaagtaagttttttttttcttttagactTTATCAAAACACTGCAAGTTGCATAAAAACAAAGGTAACAAGACTTTGACCAATTGTATACATTCAGTTGTCTCTCCCTGCATCACCTTTCTATGGCACAGAGAAGATTTGCAGTATGTCGTTTTTAAAAGTACATCTTGACACCATCATGCATTGTGTTAATACACAAATGAGTCACATAAATTGATACAGTACGTGAGTTTGTACCCATTGggtataaaaaataattatttgtacACATTTCCTTACTTGGAAATTGGCAGCAGTTTTTTCTAACCCACATTTTTCACATTGTCCAAATTTCCGAGTGAGACTAACCCTGAAGGATAAAAGAGCCCCTTCGTGTACTGGAATGGAATTAAAAGTGTTTTCTTGGTAGTTTTCTCCTCTCATGTTTATCTGTGAAGTTGTCAAAATGATTCATAATTAACATGCCATTATGAAAAATTTATATAATCAATGtttataattaattattaattttaaGCTTTAAAATGTTGGTCTTTCATCTGATGTTCTGTGCGTGCCATGACGTTtttcaaatacaaaaatatatgcTTTGGCTCAGTAAAAGTCAGGAAACATTGCATTAGAGGCATTTCACTGACTGACAGGAGCTCGGGGTGCTAAACATGCACGTGACCATCTCGCCCGTCCTGACATGCGTAGAAGCGGGCTGTCCCGGCGAGGCCTTCACCGAGTCCCCCTGCTGTTTTGCATCCTCCTCTGCTTCATGTTCGCCTTCGGGCACAGCGCTCGCTTCCACGCTGAACGGGTGGAAGTTGACCCGAGCTGTGTCGTAGTCCCACGCGTGTCTCATGGCGAAGTCGGTGAATGATGGCGTGTCCTCAGCAGCCACTTGCCGCCCCACGTCTTTCCGGCGTATGGATGCGTAGCTAGTGTCGTGTGTGTTGAAAGATGGAGGGGAGTCCTGCCCGACCCAGCCCATGTGGTCTCCGCTGCTCTCTTTCACACGGGTCATCGCTAGCTTCAGCTTCTGGCAGCCCTTCAGAAGCAGGTTCTTTCGGCACAGGATGTACACCCACGGGTCCAAAATTGGGTTGAAGGAGGCGAAGCGAATGGCCAGCAGATCGCTTCGGTAGTCGGGCTTCCCTCCGGCGGATATATAAGCAGGGTCGTAAAGCTGATTCACAAAGATTC is a genomic window containing:
- the LOC125984890 gene encoding artemin, with product MTRCRGWRRPLSTRRGAGTLLDLCASSGGTRWRNRRKERPDTTSVMLAEVLLWVLLFLLPLVDGARVKADAGVDSGHMASLLGDQEERQLPVLPEVMEDEEQEVDNYPYSPWHLLYEPSVVDEADDRPSARWVGRTARSSDPSDPQPKGSPKKKKKRKKKEKDDVEGAGNGDGKGRGKHKKPKQSSRDCHVEKREMKVRDLGLGFDSDEIVLFKFCVGTCQSSRTNYDLALKTLLQNNSLPRRTARKVSNHPCCRPERYEPVSFMDAQTTWRTIQSLSAASCICMG